A part of Haliotis asinina isolate JCU_RB_2024 chromosome 10, JCU_Hal_asi_v2, whole genome shotgun sequence genomic DNA contains:
- the LOC137298902 gene encoding UPAR/Ly6 domain-containing protein qvr-like, whose product MDLQVYGIATRALLTVWLMTFLSAASKNTECHSDNDVIDCFYCTTVSPSHDDYCGDPFNTSHPQLTKVPCKGYCAKWVTELASGAVHYTRTCSKEINMKMHKHLVCMKERGSRFGHLCFCDQTDCNAAVPAGTSGSWATTLTLTALQFFLMNIFPT is encoded by the exons TTTGGTTGATGACTTTTCTGTCGGCGGCCTCAAAGAACACAGAGTGCCACTCGG ATAACGATGTCATAGACTGCTTTTACTGCACTACGGTCTCTCCCTCCCACGACGACTACTGTGGGGACCCTTTCAACACTAGCCACCCCCAGCTGACCAAGGTGCCATGCAAGGGATATTGCGCCAAGTGGGTAACAGAACTGGCTTCCG GCGCTGTACATTACACACGCACTTGTTCCAAAGAAATCAACATGAAGATGCACAAGCACCTGGTCTGTATGAAAGAGAGGGGATCTCGATTCGGCCATCTTTGCTTCTGCGACCAGACTGATTGCAATGCCGCAGTGCCTGCTGGTACTTCCGGGTCGTGGGCCACAACCTTGACCTTAACTGCTCTTcagttttttctgatgaatatCTTTCCAACATAA